A region of Piscinibacter gummiphilus DNA encodes the following proteins:
- a CDS encoding glycoside hydrolase family 16 protein → MNRVSRRLLLLVLVLASPVPVVLANGVPVPKAIDGQGYRLVKDWDFGKNIRDEAALRREFHTRYIYENGKLDRLKDEWQRYRDNENHVFDDGGLSLVARVTGGLKPGGIESGMLRSKWTGQYGYYEARVKVPAGRGLWPAFWLNPEDQVWPPEIDIMEIVDNGRDTTRNSFHYVHGYGPKKTRNMESKLDKSGSYRPGVDYADGFHTFAVEWTEDRVRHFVDDVMVVDRAYVWQHNDGRDAGPAHVLMNLAVGGGWPGAPSAATAFPARLQVDYIRVWQK, encoded by the coding sequence ATGAACCGCGTCTCCCGCCGACTGCTGCTGCTGGTGCTGGTGCTCGCCTCGCCCGTGCCGGTGGTGCTGGCCAACGGCGTGCCGGTGCCCAAGGCCATCGACGGCCAGGGCTACCGCCTCGTGAAGGACTGGGACTTCGGGAAGAACATCCGCGACGAGGCCGCGCTGCGCCGCGAATTCCACACCCGCTACATCTACGAGAACGGCAAGCTCGACCGCCTGAAGGACGAGTGGCAGCGCTACCGCGACAACGAGAACCACGTGTTCGACGACGGCGGGCTCTCGCTCGTCGCGCGTGTCACGGGCGGCCTGAAGCCCGGCGGCATCGAGAGCGGCATGCTGCGCTCGAAGTGGACCGGCCAGTACGGCTACTACGAGGCCCGCGTGAAGGTGCCGGCCGGCCGGGGCCTGTGGCCGGCGTTCTGGCTGAACCCCGAGGACCAGGTGTGGCCGCCCGAGATCGACATCATGGAGATCGTCGACAACGGCCGTGACACCACGCGCAACAGCTTCCACTACGTCCACGGCTACGGCCCGAAGAAGACGCGCAACATGGAATCGAAGCTCGACAAGTCGGGCTCGTACCGCCCGGGTGTCGACTACGCCGACGGCTTCCACACCTTCGCGGTCGAATGGACGGAAGACCGCGTGCGGCACTTCGTCGACGACGTGATGGTGGTCGACCGCGCCTACGTGTGGCAGCACAACGACGGACGTGATGCCGGGCCCGCGCACGTGCTGATGAACCTCGCGGTGGGCGGCGGCTGGCCCGGCGCCCCGTCCGCGGCCACCGCGTTCCCCGCGCGGCTGCAGGTCGACTACATCCGGGTCTGGCAGAAATGA
- a CDS encoding glycosyltransferase family 2 protein has protein sequence MTRSILVVIPTLNEARTIDGVLSALSKDLPAGCTTTFVVADGGSTDGTAERVSSWPGVQLLRNPRRIQSAAVNLAARTHGGDADVLIRCDAHAVYPPGFVRQLVESLDRNGADAVVVPMDSVGHSCLQKATAWVSDTPVGSGGSAHRGGRRSGFVDHGHHAAFRMASFRRAGGYDETFTHNEDAELDCRQRALGSKVWLDADIRLEYHPRDTFTGLWKQYRGYGRGRSRTVRRHPGSMRARQLAVPVHLALSAAALVLAAWAPWLLVWPAAYLAALAAVSVALAVKHRSACGLLGGPAAFVMHTAWAMGFFGGLLSLRETPWRPGMATPGAEGLA, from the coding sequence ATGACCCGTTCCATCCTCGTGGTGATCCCCACGCTGAACGAGGCGCGCACGATCGACGGCGTGCTGTCGGCGCTCTCCAAGGACCTGCCCGCGGGCTGCACCACCACCTTCGTGGTGGCCGATGGCGGCAGCACCGACGGCACCGCCGAGCGGGTGAGCTCCTGGCCGGGCGTGCAGTTGCTCCGCAATCCGCGCCGCATCCAGAGCGCCGCCGTCAACCTCGCCGCCCGCACGCATGGTGGCGATGCCGATGTGCTGATCCGCTGCGACGCCCACGCGGTGTACCCGCCGGGCTTCGTCCGCCAGCTCGTCGAGTCCCTCGACCGCAACGGCGCCGACGCCGTCGTGGTGCCCATGGACTCGGTGGGCCACTCGTGCCTGCAGAAGGCCACGGCGTGGGTGTCCGACACGCCGGTGGGCTCGGGCGGTTCGGCCCACCGCGGCGGACGCCGCAGCGGCTTCGTCGACCACGGCCACCACGCGGCTTTCCGCATGGCGTCCTTCCGCCGCGCCGGCGGCTACGACGAGACCTTCACGCACAACGAGGACGCCGAACTCGACTGCCGCCAGCGGGCCCTCGGCTCGAAGGTCTGGCTCGACGCCGACATCCGCCTCGAATACCACCCGCGCGACACGTTCACCGGCCTGTGGAAGCAGTACAGGGGCTACGGCCGCGGCCGCTCGCGCACCGTGCGCCGCCACCCGGGCTCGATGCGCGCGCGGCAGCTCGCGGTGCCCGTGCACCTCGCCCTCTCGGCGGCGGCGCTGGTGCTGGCCGCCTGGGCGCCGTGGCTGTTGGTGTGGCCCGCGGCGTACCTCGCGGCGCTGGCCGCGGTGTCCGTGGCACTGGCGGTGAAACACCGATCGGCCTGCGGCCTGCTGGGTGGCCCTGCCGCCTTCGTGATGCACACGGCCTGGGCCATGGGTTTCTTCGGCGGCCTGCTGTCGTTGCGCGAGACCCCGTGGCGCCCCGGCATGGCCACGCCCGGCGCGGAGGGCCTCGCATGA
- a CDS encoding glycosyltransferase, with the protein MTGPCARPLRSLLVDPSLFTAPYDAALTSGLVSAGVEPQWATRPQRQNDRQEIPAERVDPFFYRHVDEAMPLPGKLRIVAKGLSHVAGLCGLVARVILRKPDVVHFQWTVVPPVDGIAIAVIRLFRPVVLTVHDTVAFNGERISWFQNLGFDWPIRLADRLIVHTRTGKQTLIERGVPAAKIAVIPHGPLKLHVTPPTPEQVADRDPRWTFVLFGEIKPYKGLDLLVEALAQLPEPTRRKARLVVAGRPRMDMAPIEARIAELGLGDTIEIRGRRQSEEEMALLFAQADSFVFPYHQIDASGVYFLTKAFSKWMIASRVGIFAEDMREEVDGRLIPVGDVAALTDALAHAIETRPAGATPLASDSWSAIGHETRALYESTRHAREKGLSPSPRA; encoded by the coding sequence ATGACCGGTCCCTGCGCGCGCCCCCTCCGTTCGCTGCTGGTCGACCCGTCGCTGTTCACCGCCCCGTACGACGCCGCGCTCACCAGCGGCCTTGTGTCCGCGGGCGTCGAGCCGCAGTGGGCCACGCGGCCCCAGCGCCAGAACGACCGCCAGGAGATCCCCGCCGAACGCGTGGACCCGTTCTTCTACCGCCACGTCGACGAGGCGATGCCGCTGCCCGGCAAGCTTCGCATCGTCGCGAAGGGCCTGTCGCACGTCGCCGGCCTGTGCGGGCTGGTCGCGCGGGTGATCCTGCGCAAGCCCGACGTCGTGCACTTCCAGTGGACCGTGGTGCCACCGGTCGACGGCATCGCGATCGCGGTCATCCGCCTGTTCCGTCCCGTGGTGCTGACCGTGCACGACACGGTGGCCTTCAACGGCGAACGCATCTCGTGGTTCCAGAACCTCGGCTTCGACTGGCCCATCCGCCTGGCCGACCGCCTGATCGTCCACACCCGCACGGGCAAGCAGACGCTGATCGAGCGCGGCGTGCCGGCGGCCAAGATCGCGGTGATCCCGCACGGCCCGCTGAAGCTGCACGTGACCCCGCCCACGCCCGAGCAGGTCGCCGACCGCGATCCGCGCTGGACCTTCGTGCTCTTCGGCGAGATCAAGCCGTACAAGGGCCTCGACCTGCTCGTCGAGGCGCTGGCGCAGCTGCCCGAACCCACGCGCCGCAAGGCGCGGCTCGTGGTGGCCGGACGCCCGCGCATGGACATGGCACCCATCGAGGCCCGCATCGCCGAGCTGGGCCTCGGCGACACCATCGAGATCCGCGGCCGCCGCCAGAGCGAGGAGGAGATGGCACTGCTGTTCGCGCAGGCCGACAGCTTCGTCTTCCCGTACCACCAGATCGACGCGAGCGGCGTGTACTTCCTCACCAAGGCGTTTTCCAAGTGGATGATCGCGAGCCGCGTGGGCATCTTCGCGGAGGACATGCGCGAGGAGGTCGACGGCCGCCTGATCCCGGTGGGCGACGTGGCGGCGCTCACCGACGCGCTGGCCCATGCCATCGAGACCCGCCCCGCCGGCGCCACGCCGCTCGCGTCCGACAGCTGGTCGGCCATCGGGCACGAGACGCGGGCCTTGTACGAGAGCACGCGCCACGCCCGGGAGAAGGGCCTGAGCCCGTCGCCGCGCGCATGA
- a CDS encoding polysaccharide biosynthesis tyrosine autokinase: MNRRIPRPSFATSSFSPHDARQDVEPQVLDRYIGDYIREACDLSDQQVQAIIDHQHANDLRFGEAAIALKLASREDVLWALSQQFHYPYAPSENAHFHEELVAAIDPFCDQAEAFREVRSQLMMGVMANDKPRRALAVMSPDSGDGKSFFASNMAITFSQLGGRTLLVDADMRTPRQHELFNVPNQNGLSGILAGRAEANVIHQVRDLPSLHVLPVGTTPPNPLELVQRAGFGLLMQELLSKFDHVVVDTPADTHGADARVVASKCGAAIILTRPGKTRVKPTQKLISAIHTTPTRLAGVMFNQY; the protein is encoded by the coding sequence ATGAACCGCCGCATCCCCCGCCCCTCCTTCGCCACCTCGTCCTTCTCGCCGCACGACGCCCGCCAGGACGTCGAACCGCAGGTGCTCGACCGCTACATCGGCGACTACATCCGTGAAGCGTGCGACCTGTCGGACCAGCAGGTGCAGGCCATCATCGACCACCAGCACGCGAACGACCTGCGCTTCGGCGAGGCTGCCATCGCGCTGAAACTCGCGTCGCGCGAGGACGTGCTGTGGGCGCTGTCCCAGCAGTTCCACTACCCGTATGCGCCGAGCGAAAACGCCCACTTCCACGAGGAACTGGTGGCCGCCATCGACCCGTTCTGCGACCAGGCGGAAGCCTTCCGCGAGGTGCGCAGCCAGCTGATGATGGGCGTGATGGCCAACGACAAGCCGCGCCGCGCGCTCGCCGTGATGAGCCCCGACAGCGGCGACGGCAAGAGCTTCTTCGCGAGCAACATGGCCATCACGTTCAGCCAGCTGGGCGGCCGCACGCTGCTGGTCGACGCCGACATGCGCACGCCGCGCCAGCACGAGCTGTTCAACGTGCCGAACCAGAACGGCCTGAGCGGCATCCTCGCCGGCCGCGCCGAGGCGAACGTGATCCACCAGGTGCGCGACCTGCCGTCGCTGCACGTGCTGCCCGTGGGCACCACGCCGCCGAACCCGCTGGAACTCGTGCAGCGCGCCGGCTTCGGCCTGCTGATGCAGGAGTTGCTGAGCAAGTTCGACCACGTGGTGGTGGACACGCCGGCCGACACGCACGGGGCCGACGCCCGGGTCGTCGCGTCGAAGTGCGGTGCCGCGATCATCCTCACGCGGCCGGGCAAGACACGGGTCAAGCCCACGCAGAAGCTGATCAGCGCGATCCACACGACGCCGACCAGGCTCGCCGGCGTGATGTTCAACCAGTACTGA
- the epsF gene encoding chain length determinant protein EpsF → MTLTQLLIVLRARWISFVVVLACAAALAVAANLLLPKRYSATAMVVLDVKSPDPIAGVVLPGANTSGYMATQADVFRSERVAQRAARELGMDKDADLQRMWRDVTQGVGDYNSWLADVLLRGLDVRPGRESNVLAVTYTTADPRNAARIANAFVSAYVGTTLDLRTEPAKQYSNFFDERAKHARDALESAQGKLSAYQQQKGLMATDEKYDVENARLTELSTQLVALQAVASESAGRQGQMGGNPNQMSEVLNNALISSLKGDLARQEAKLDEMSSKFGDQHPQVLEAKASIAQIKQKIDTEVRRVSGSVTANNSVNQQRLAQLRTSIEEQRAKMMFLKGQRDEAAVLMRDVENAQRNYDAVQARMSQTALESQTTQTNVSVLKNASMPLDPSSPRTKLNLAIALVVGTLLAVGVVIVRETLDQRLRTEADVIAYLRQPLLGSLPVDNRARPNGRLRLGLSKAGMFGGGMPRLAK, encoded by the coding sequence CGCCTGTGCCGCGGCCCTCGCGGTGGCGGCCAACCTGCTGCTGCCCAAGCGCTACTCGGCCACCGCGATGGTCGTGCTCGACGTGAAGTCGCCCGACCCCATCGCCGGGGTGGTGCTGCCCGGGGCGAACACCTCGGGCTACATGGCCACGCAGGCCGACGTGTTCCGCAGCGAACGGGTCGCGCAGCGCGCTGCGCGTGAACTGGGGATGGACAAGGACGCCGACCTGCAGCGCATGTGGCGCGACGTCACGCAGGGCGTGGGCGACTACAACTCGTGGCTCGCCGACGTGCTGCTGCGCGGCCTCGACGTGCGCCCCGGGCGTGAGTCGAACGTGCTGGCCGTCACCTACACGACGGCCGACCCGCGCAACGCGGCCCGCATCGCCAACGCGTTCGTCTCCGCCTACGTGGGCACCACGCTCGACCTGCGGACGGAACCTGCCAAGCAGTACAGCAATTTTTTCGACGAACGCGCAAAACACGCCCGTGACGCGCTGGAGTCGGCGCAGGGCAAGCTGTCCGCATACCAGCAGCAGAAGGGGCTGATGGCCACCGACGAGAAGTACGACGTCGAGAACGCCCGCCTCACCGAACTGTCCACGCAGCTCGTCGCGCTGCAGGCCGTGGCCAGCGAGTCCGCGGGCCGCCAGGGCCAGATGGGCGGCAACCCGAACCAGATGAGCGAGGTGCTCAACAACGCGCTGATCTCGTCGCTCAAGGGTGACCTGGCGCGCCAGGAAGCGAAGCTCGACGAGATGAGCTCGAAGTTCGGCGACCAGCACCCGCAGGTGCTCGAGGCCAAGGCCAGCATCGCCCAGATCAAGCAGAAGATCGACACCGAGGTGCGCCGGGTGAGCGGCTCGGTGACGGCCAACAACAGCGTGAACCAGCAGCGCCTCGCGCAGCTGCGCACCTCCATCGAGGAGCAGCGCGCGAAGATGATGTTCCTCAAGGGCCAGCGCGACGAGGCCGCCGTGCTGATGCGCGACGTCGAGAACGCGCAGCGCAACTACGACGCGGTGCAGGCGCGCATGAGCCAGACCGCGCTCGAGAGCCAGACCACGCAGACCAACGTCTCGGTGCTGAAGAACGCCTCGATGCCGCTCGACCCGTCGTCGCCGCGCACGAAGCTCAACCTCGCCATCGCGCTGGTGGTGGGCACGCTGCTCGCGGTGGGCGTGGTCATCGTCCGCGAGACGCTCGACCAGCGCCTGCGCACCGAGGCCGACGTCATCGCGTACCTGCGGCAGCCGCTGCTCGGCTCGCTGCCCGTGGACAACCGCGCGCGGCCGAACGGCCGGCTGCGCCTCGGCCTGTCGAAGGCCGGGATGTTCGGCGGCGGCATGCCGCGCCTGGCCAAGTAA
- a CDS encoding glycosyltransferase family 2 protein, producing MMNPTVSVVIPCYNYERYVGLALESVQRQRVAPLEVIVVDDGSTDGSARVIQSFPGVRYVRQDNAGHVAAFNRGYAESRGDIVLFLDADDLLEPDAIADIVGHWQPGAAKLQYELKVIDGEGDWTGRVFCNYPEGYGADTVRDEFQRHATYVWPVCTGNAYARAFLEAMMPLSVPAAPDGLLNTVAPLYGPVIVVPRVLGRYRLHGQNQSMHGTGANRMDVRFAKQIALRRGEFEALREHARRAGATLPAGNLLDRELVFLNYRLMVKKLGGRYADDHQDTVASLWRKSVALLFGRPFRFTVRVARLVWATALAISPKAVARALITLRFNRAELFKRTRRPAPAPLTPA from the coding sequence ATGATGAACCCCACCGTCAGCGTCGTGATCCCCTGCTACAACTACGAGCGCTACGTGGGCCTTGCGCTCGAGAGTGTGCAGCGCCAGCGGGTCGCGCCGCTCGAGGTCATCGTGGTCGACGACGGCTCCACCGACGGCTCGGCCCGCGTGATCCAGTCGTTCCCGGGTGTGCGCTACGTGCGGCAGGACAACGCGGGCCACGTGGCTGCGTTCAACCGCGGCTACGCCGAGTCCCGCGGCGACATCGTGCTGTTCCTCGATGCCGACGACCTGCTGGAACCCGATGCCATCGCCGACATTGTGGGCCACTGGCAGCCGGGCGCGGCCAAGCTGCAGTACGAGTTGAAGGTGATCGACGGGGAGGGCGACTGGACCGGCCGCGTCTTCTGCAACTACCCCGAGGGCTACGGCGCCGACACCGTGCGCGACGAGTTCCAGCGCCATGCCACCTACGTGTGGCCCGTGTGCACCGGCAACGCCTACGCGCGTGCCTTCCTCGAGGCGATGATGCCGCTGTCCGTGCCGGCCGCCCCCGACGGCCTGCTCAACACCGTGGCCCCGCTGTACGGCCCCGTGATCGTGGTGCCGCGTGTGCTGGGCCGCTACCGCCTGCACGGCCAGAACCAGAGCATGCACGGCACCGGCGCCAACCGCATGGACGTTCGCTTCGCGAAGCAGATCGCGCTGCGGCGCGGTGAGTTCGAGGCCCTGCGCGAACACGCGCGCCGCGCCGGCGCGACGCTGCCGGCGGGCAACCTGCTCGACCGCGAATTGGTGTTCCTGAACTATCGCCTGATGGTGAAAAAGCTCGGTGGCCGCTACGCCGACGACCACCAGGACACCGTCGCCTCGTTGTGGCGCAAGTCGGTCGCGCTGCTGTTCGGCCGCCCGTTCCGCTTCACCGTGCGGGTGGCGCGGCTGGTCTGGGCCACGGCGCTCGCCATCTCGCCGAAGGCGGTGGCCCGTGCGCTGATCACCCTGCGTTTCAACCGGGCCGAGCTGTTCAAGCGCACACGCCGGCCTGCTCCCGCGCCCCTGACTCCCGCCTGA